AGCAACCAGATTCGGCCACAAAAAAACGCGAAGGCTGTTGACCTTCGCGTTTGCGCCCACGTGGGCGATAAATTATTTCTGAACAAACTGTATGCCCGTGCCCTGCGGCATTTCATTCGCGCAAGGCTGGTTGATCGGCGCGTCGGGCGTGCGTTCGTTCGGGGCTGTGAGGTTGTTGGCCAGCAGATACGCCTCGACCTCCTCGCCGCTCACGTCGGCCAGCATGTGACCGGCGACTTCGACGCACGGGCTGAGCATCTGTCCGCTCTTTTCAATCATCTCCTGCCGCTGCAACGCGTCGTTGATGATGTCGCGGTCCTCGTACGGCAGGTCGTATTTTTTCAACACGGCGCGCACACCGTTGCTCCAGCCGCACGAAGGTTTCAAATAAGCGATAATTTTGGGTTTGTTCATAGTTTTCAAAAATCCGGTCATAAGCTGCCATAGCATGGCCGTTTGGCAATACTTTCCTCAACAAATTCCAGATTGCACGCGGTCAACGCCGGAAGGTTAAATGACGCGCATGCCACTGAAGGTGCTGATTGTGCCCGACAAATTCAAGGGAA
The window above is part of the Candidatus Angelobacter sp. genome. Proteins encoded here:
- a CDS encoding glutaredoxin — encoded protein: MNKPKIIAYLKPSCGWSNGVRAVLKKYDLPYEDRDIINDALQRQEMIEKSGQMLSPCVEVAGHMLADVSGEEVEAYLLANNLTAPNERTPDAPINQPCANEMPQGTGIQFVQK